Proteins found in one Salinimonas lutimaris genomic segment:
- the fadB gene encoding fatty acid oxidation complex subunit alpha FadB produces MIYEGNSLAVTLLDDGFAELVFDAKGSVNKFDRQTVKELDEATAALSSRSDVKGLLVRSGKPVFIVGADITEFTELFSAPEEQVLSWVAETSQVFDRFEDLPFPTIAAVNGFALGGGCEMALACDMRVADTSASLGLPEVKLGIMPGFGGTVRLPRLIGSDNALEWMTTGRDRKADKALNEGAVDAVVAPEKLRDAALSMLADAAAEKFNWQSRRAQKKAPLQLSKNEAMMSFSTAQAMVAAQAGKHYPAPHLMVETVKKAASLDRAGALKLENEGFVKLAKTDAAKAQVGIFLADQMVKGKGKKQAKSSAKQIKQTAVLGAGIMGGGIAYQSAVKGMPVVMKDINQGALDLGLNEAAKILGKGMQRGKIDASKMAKTLNAITPTLEYSGIKDADLVIEAVVENPKVKAAVLKETEQAVADDAIICSNTSTISIDQLAESLDKPERFCGMHFFNPVHRMPLVEIIRGKATTDETVNAVVAATLAMGKTPIVVNDCPGFLVNRVLFPYFAGFSKLVLDGADFVAVDKVMEKDFGWPMGPAYLLDVVGMDTANHASSVMEAGFPERMAKLTNDPVTLMYNDERYGQKNGKGFYEYGTDKRGKPTKQAADRAYELIKAEVGDTTSFDKEEIIARLMIPMANETIRCLEEGIIGSAEEADMALLYGIGFPPFRGGVFRYIETMGLDKFVELADKYADLGPLYQVTENTRKMAAEGQSYFA; encoded by the coding sequence ATGATATACGAAGGCAACAGTCTGGCGGTTACCCTGCTCGACGACGGTTTTGCTGAACTGGTATTTGATGCAAAAGGTTCAGTTAACAAGTTCGACCGCCAAACAGTAAAAGAACTGGACGAAGCCACCGCTGCGCTGAGCAGTCGCTCAGATGTTAAAGGACTATTAGTTCGTAGTGGCAAGCCTGTATTTATTGTCGGTGCTGATATCACAGAATTTACTGAGCTGTTCAGTGCACCAGAAGAACAGGTTCTGAGCTGGGTTGCAGAAACCTCTCAGGTATTCGACCGGTTTGAAGATCTGCCTTTCCCAACTATTGCTGCGGTAAACGGCTTTGCCCTGGGGGGCGGCTGTGAAATGGCGCTGGCTTGTGACATGCGGGTGGCTGACACTTCTGCTTCGTTAGGTTTACCGGAAGTGAAACTGGGTATCATGCCAGGTTTTGGCGGTACAGTCCGTCTGCCGCGCCTGATTGGGTCTGACAATGCGCTGGAGTGGATGACCACCGGCCGCGATCGAAAAGCAGACAAAGCGCTGAACGAAGGCGCGGTTGATGCGGTTGTCGCACCAGAAAAACTGCGCGATGCCGCACTGAGCATGCTGGCCGATGCCGCTGCTGAAAAATTTAACTGGCAGAGCCGCCGGGCGCAGAAAAAAGCGCCATTACAGCTAAGTAAAAATGAAGCAATGATGAGCTTCTCAACCGCTCAGGCAATGGTCGCCGCCCAGGCGGGTAAACATTATCCGGCTCCCCATCTGATGGTGGAAACCGTTAAGAAAGCAGCAAGTCTGGATCGTGCCGGTGCACTGAAGCTGGAAAACGAAGGTTTTGTAAAGCTGGCTAAAACCGATGCTGCGAAAGCACAGGTCGGTATTTTCCTGGCTGACCAGATGGTAAAAGGCAAAGGTAAGAAACAGGCAAAATCTTCTGCCAAGCAAATTAAACAAACCGCTGTGCTGGGCGCAGGTATTATGGGCGGCGGTATCGCTTACCAAAGTGCTGTAAAAGGTATGCCGGTGGTGATGAAAGACATCAACCAGGGTGCGCTTGATTTAGGCTTAAACGAAGCGGCAAAAATTCTGGGTAAAGGCATGCAGCGTGGCAAGATTGACGCGAGCAAAATGGCCAAAACCCTTAATGCCATTACGCCAACTCTGGAATACAGTGGCATCAAAGATGCGGACCTGGTAATTGAAGCGGTGGTTGAAAATCCAAAAGTCAAAGCAGCCGTGTTAAAAGAAACAGAACAAGCTGTTGCTGACGACGCCATCATTTGCTCGAACACGTCCACTATCTCCATTGACCAACTGGCCGAAAGTCTGGATAAACCGGAGCGTTTCTGTGGTATGCACTTTTTCAACCCGGTCCACAGAATGCCATTGGTTGAGATCATCCGGGGTAAGGCCACCACAGATGAAACCGTGAATGCAGTCGTGGCGGCCACTCTGGCGATGGGCAAAACACCGATTGTGGTTAACGATTGCCCGGGCTTCCTGGTTAACCGTGTACTGTTCCCGTACTTTGCCGGTTTCTCTAAACTGGTTCTTGATGGTGCAGATTTTGTGGCCGTGGACAAGGTTATGGAAAAAGACTTTGGCTGGCCTATGGGTCCTGCATATCTGCTGGATGTGGTTGGTATGGACACAGCTAATCATGCATCCAGTGTGATGGAAGCCGGTTTCCCTGAGCGTATGGCGAAACTGACCAACGATCCGGTGACCCTGATGTATAACGATGAGCGTTATGGTCAGAAAAACGGCAAAGGCTTCTACGAGTACGGTACCGATAAGCGTGGCAAACCTACCAAGCAAGCGGCGGATCGTGCCTATGAACTGATTAAAGCAGAAGTGGGTGACACCACATCGTTTGATAAAGAAGAAATCATCGCTCGCCTGATGATTCCAATGGCAAATGAAACTATTCGTTGTCTGGAAGAAGGCATCATCGGAAGTGCAGAAGAAGCGGATATGGCGCTGCTATATGGCATTGGCTTCCCTCCGTTCCGCGGCGGTGTGTTCCGTTATATTGAAACCATGGGGCTGGACAAGTTTGTTGAACTTGCCGACAAGTACGCTGATTTAGGTCCGTTATACCAGGTGACTGAAAATACGCGCAAGATGGCCGCTGAAGGCCAATCCTACTTCGCTTAA
- the fadA gene encoding acetyl-CoA C-acyltransferase FadA — translation MKDVVVIDCIRTPMGRSKGGIFRNVRAETLSAHLMSKLLERNPGVNPAEIEDIIWGCVQQTKEQGFNIARNAQLLTKIPRSTGAVTVNRLCGSSMQALHDASKSIMTGNGDVFMIGGVEHMGHVPMNYNLDFHPGLAKYTAKASGNMGMTAELLGRQNGITREMQDAFGARSHQRAAKAHEEGRWANEIAPIEAHDADGVLRMIDYDEVIRPETTVETLGGLRPVFDPVNGSVTAGTSSAISDGASAMLLMSADRAKELGLKPRAKIRSMAVAGCDAAIMGFGPVPATQKALKRAGMTMDDIELAEFNEAFAAQALSCIKQLGWLDTYDEKVNLNGGAIALGHPLGCSGSRISTTLLNLMEANDKSVGLATMCIGLGQGIATVFERV, via the coding sequence ATGAAAGATGTCGTAGTTATCGATTGTATTCGTACCCCCATGGGTCGCTCCAAGGGTGGTATTTTCAGAAATGTACGGGCAGAAACCTTATCTGCTCATCTTATGAGCAAGCTGCTAGAGCGCAATCCGGGCGTTAATCCGGCTGAGATTGAAGATATTATCTGGGGTTGTGTACAACAGACCAAAGAACAAGGCTTCAACATTGCCCGTAACGCCCAGTTACTGACCAAAATTCCGCGCAGCACAGGCGCGGTCACAGTTAACCGCTTATGTGGCTCGTCCATGCAGGCACTGCATGATGCATCTAAGAGCATCATGACAGGCAACGGTGATGTATTCATGATTGGCGGTGTAGAGCATATGGGCCACGTGCCAATGAACTACAACCTGGATTTCCACCCTGGGCTGGCAAAATACACGGCCAAAGCCTCTGGCAACATGGGAATGACGGCTGAATTGCTGGGCCGCCAAAACGGTATCACCCGTGAAATGCAGGATGCCTTTGGCGCCCGTTCTCACCAGCGTGCTGCCAAGGCGCATGAAGAAGGCCGCTGGGCTAATGAGATTGCACCTATCGAAGCCCATGACGCTGACGGCGTGCTGCGTATGATTGACTATGATGAAGTGATTCGTCCGGAAACCACGGTTGAAACACTCGGTGGTCTGCGTCCGGTTTTTGATCCAGTTAATGGTTCAGTTACCGCCGGCACTTCATCGGCCATCTCTGACGGTGCTTCTGCCATGTTACTGATGTCTGCTGATCGGGCCAAAGAACTGGGTCTTAAGCCGCGCGCTAAGATTCGTTCAATGGCAGTGGCTGGCTGTGACGCCGCCATTATGGGCTTTGGCCCTGTACCGGCTACGCAGAAAGCACTTAAACGTGCTGGCATGACTATGGATGACATTGAACTGGCTGAGTTTAACGAAGCGTTCGCTGCACAGGCGTTATCGTGTATTAAACAGCTGGGCTGGCTGGATACTTATGATGAAAAGGTCAACCTGAACGGTGGTGCCATTGCACTGGGTCACCCGCTGGGCTGCTCAGGTTCACGTATCAGCACCACCCTGCTTAACCTGATGGAAGCCAACGATAAGTCTGTTGGTCTGGCCACCATGTGTATTGGTTTAGGCCAGGGTATTGCTACCGTATTTGAACGAGTATAA
- a CDS encoding DUF2855 family protein — protein MSRAASSDSQRINRQVWINQADITQTKIEEKPLSLNTLSENEVVLQVEQVGFSANNISYALTGQKMGYWGFFPADEQWGIVPMWGFASVVASNCEQVQVGERFYGYYPMAGYLTAVVDKPNTFGFMDAHPQRQSNSPVYDQYLRCKTDPAHVDGMEAWLANYRPLFMTSFVLDDFVGDEGRMSQVVLTSASSKTAYGCAFLLKQHQASRHSDYQVIGLTSQANKAFTESLGCYDKVVVYDELACLERTSTWILDFAGNKRLLLDLQNDLGDALQQTLFIGATDVKSQQNKPDGKLKGQLFFAPHQVKKRMEEWGREQFNLQYAQAWNSFIKHIQPQIDVVHYNGLDAAVALYQQGLTNTLNNRQINLLTLTV, from the coding sequence ATGTCCAGAGCAGCATCGTCAGACAGCCAGCGTATTAACCGGCAGGTATGGATTAATCAGGCGGATATCACACAGACAAAAATTGAAGAAAAACCGTTATCACTCAATACACTCAGTGAAAATGAAGTGGTGTTGCAGGTGGAGCAGGTGGGCTTTTCTGCTAACAACATCAGCTATGCCCTGACGGGCCAGAAAATGGGATACTGGGGCTTTTTCCCGGCGGATGAGCAGTGGGGAATTGTGCCGATGTGGGGATTTGCCAGCGTGGTCGCGTCAAACTGTGAGCAAGTTCAGGTAGGCGAGCGTTTTTACGGGTACTACCCGATGGCCGGTTACCTGACGGCCGTGGTCGACAAACCCAATACATTTGGTTTTATGGATGCCCATCCACAGCGCCAGAGCAATTCACCGGTTTACGATCAGTATCTGCGGTGCAAAACCGACCCGGCGCATGTTGATGGTATGGAAGCCTGGCTGGCAAATTACCGCCCCCTTTTCATGACTTCGTTTGTCCTTGATGATTTTGTAGGTGATGAAGGCCGGATGTCGCAGGTGGTACTGACCAGTGCTTCAAGCAAAACCGCCTATGGTTGTGCATTTCTGCTAAAGCAGCATCAAGCCAGCCGTCACAGCGATTATCAGGTTATCGGCCTGACCAGTCAGGCAAATAAAGCATTTACAGAGTCGCTGGGCTGTTACGACAAGGTTGTGGTGTATGACGAACTGGCTTGCCTGGAGCGCACAAGCACCTGGATACTGGATTTTGCCGGCAACAAGCGCTTATTACTTGATTTGCAGAATGACCTTGGCGATGCACTACAGCAGACGCTGTTTATCGGCGCAACTGATGTAAAATCACAACAAAACAAACCGGATGGTAAGCTCAAAGGCCAGCTGTTTTTTGCCCCGCATCAGGTTAAAAAGCGCATGGAAGAATGGGGCCGGGAGCAGTTTAACCTACAATACGCGCAAGCCTGGAACAGCTTTATCAAACACATACAGCCCCAGATAGATGTAGTTCACTATAACGGGTTGGATGCGGCAGTGGCACTGTATCAGCAAGGTTTAACTAATACCCTGAATAACCGGCAGATTAATTTGCTGACGCTCACCGTTTAA
- a CDS encoding DJ-1/PfpI family protein: MNIGIYIYPEAEVLDFAGPFEVFSTARRLACPDWQVYLIAQQLMSVSARGNFPVVPHFDIHSHPALDVLIVAGGVHTDEMYNPEVLAWLKAQNNQVPLMAAVCTGVFILASAGLLTNQQVTTHWQDTAELASLFPALQVKQHVRWITDGKVTTSGGISAGIDMSLQLVSHLTSIETARQIARQMEYQWVEQAD, translated from the coding sequence ATGAATATTGGTATTTATATTTACCCTGAGGCCGAGGTTCTGGACTTTGCCGGCCCGTTTGAAGTGTTCAGTACAGCCCGGCGGCTGGCCTGCCCTGACTGGCAGGTGTATCTGATAGCCCAACAGCTGATGTCGGTATCTGCCAGAGGCAATTTTCCGGTTGTACCTCATTTTGATATTCACTCTCATCCGGCACTTGATGTACTGATTGTGGCGGGTGGCGTACACACCGATGAAATGTATAACCCTGAGGTGCTGGCCTGGCTGAAAGCGCAAAACAATCAGGTGCCGTTAATGGCAGCGGTATGTACCGGCGTATTTATTCTGGCCAGCGCCGGCCTGCTGACCAACCAGCAGGTCACCACCCACTGGCAGGATACTGCTGAACTGGCCAGTTTATTTCCGGCCCTGCAGGTTAAACAGCATGTTCGCTGGATCACCGATGGTAAGGTTACTACCTCGGGAGGCATCTCGGCCGGTATTGATATGAGCCTGCAGCTGGTTTCTCATCTTACCAGTATTGAAACAGCACGACAGATCGCCCGACAGATGGAATACCAGTGGGTTGAGCAGGCTGATTAG